Part of the Thermococcus barossii genome is shown below.
AGCCCGTTCCCCGAGTACAGGAAGTTCGAAGGAAAGTATCCGCTGAGACTCCTCACACCAACCCACAGGATGACGATAACGAGCCAGTACCACAACACCTACAACATGATCGACCCGAACCTTTACATCAACCCATCCGATGCAAGGGAAAGGGGAATATGCGACGGTGACGCCGTCGAGGTCTTCAACGACCACGGCAGGATAAAAACGAAGGCAAAGATAACGGAAGATGTTCCTCCAGGGGTGGTTCTCCTGTACAAAGCATTCTGGGTAAGGCTCCTCGGCTGGAACGCGAACTTTCTGACGAGTGATAAAACCGTCGAAAAGTACGGAAACGGCTCGGCGTACCATTCAACATGGGTGGACGTCAGGAAGATTTGAGGCAAAAATAGACTTTCTTTTCGAGCTTTTTGACAATGCATTGTACTACAGTCTCGCACTATGACAACCAATGTCAAGCATTCTTTGCACGCCTGTCCTCCAATCCCCTAAACTTTTTGGATATTCGACAAAAAGTTGCCCGTTAGACGAACCGAAAGGTTTATATATTCGAACCGATAAGGTTTATAGTGAAGACGACACACAAAAAGGATGAGGTGATGTAAGATGGTCGTCATAGGAGAAAAGTTCCCAGAGGTTGAGGTCAAGACCACCCACGGAGTGATAAAGCTCCCGGACTACTTTGCCGAGAAGGGCAAGTGGTTCATACTCTTCAGCCACCCGGCTGACTTCACGCCGGTCTGCACCACCGAGTTCTACGCGATGCAGAAGAGGGCAGAGGAGTTCCGGAAGCTCGGCGTCGAGCCGATAGGGCTGAGCGTTGATCAGGTCTTCAGCCACCTCAAGTGGATGGAGTGGATCAAAGAGAACCTCGGAGAGGAGATAACCTTCCCGGTCATAGCGGACGACCGCGGCGACCTCGCCGAGGCCCTCGGCATGATCCCGAGCGGAGCAACGATAACCGCCAGGGCGGTCTTCGTCGTCGACGACAAGGGCGTCATAAGGGCCATCGTCTACTACCCGGCCGAGGTCGGCAGGGACTGGGACGAGATACTCAGGCTCGTCAAGGCCCTCAAGACCAGCGACGAGAAGGGAGTCGCCCTGCCGCACAAGTGGCCCAACAACGAGCTCATCGGCGACCGTGCCATCGTCCCGCCCGCGGCCAGCGTTGAGGAGATCAAGGCCAGGGAAGAGGCCAAGGCCAAGGGCGAGATCGAGTGCTACGACTGGTGGTTCTGCCACAAGAAGATTTGAAGGGCTTCAGCCCTTTCTTCTTAACTGTTCTCTGCGGTTCTTGAAAATTGAGGGAGTCAGAGCACCCTCCTCCTGAAGAGTACCACCAGCGGGACCAGCCAGGCCAGATGCACGAGCACCGCCATCGGGAAATCGCTGTAGTCGTTTAGGGCTATGCCCTCGAAGACTCTGTACGTCCAGTACGTCGGCAAAAACGCCGTGAGCTTGCTCCAGTCCGTTGAGAGATCCCTCCAGAGGACAACGAGCTTTACCGCCACCGGCAGGATCAGGAGCCAGCCAAGAATCTTGGAGACCGTCAGCGCCTGCATTCTGGATTCAGCGAAGATGGTTATCACCAGTCCATAGATCCAGACCTCCAGCAGGAAAAGAAGAACCAGCGCCAGAACACCCTTTTGGGAAATCTCCATGTCAAGAATATAGGGCGCTATCACCGTAAAGGCTACGGTCACCAGCGAAGCCCACGTGAGCCTGTAAACAAGGAACGCCTCGCTCGATATGGGAATCACCCGCAGTGCCTGTACCGTCTTCTCCTCCTTCTCGTCGGCCATCATAAAGCCGGGAATCATGCCGAATATCATGGGTATGAATATCAGCACGAAGAGAGCTATCCCGTAGTAAAGCTCGCCCATGCGATCCTTGAAGTAGCGGACGATGAAGAGGAGCACCAAAGTCATCCCCACGCTGTATAGTAGCATGGGGTCCCTGCGGAGCAGTTTGAGGTCGGTCCTGTATATGGCAGCGAATTTTCGTACAAAGCTCATCTCAACCCCTCCACCGCGTACCTGTAAAAGCGAACCCTTGCGAGGTAATACGCCACGATACCCCATACCATCAGACCAAGCGCCGACCACAGAAGGTTTTCCGCCGAAACCCCTCCGAAGGGGGCGCTGAAGAAGTAGATGGCAGGATAACTGGGGACGGCATAGAGAACCTTCCATATCTCGCCCGTTAAATAGCTGTGGTAGTGGGCGAAGGGCAGGAGGGAGAGCACCATGACCCCGAGGAGGGGGACGAAATAGTCGTCCAGGTCGCGGTATTTGGCGGAGACCGCGATTCCTAGGAGGGTATAAACGGCTGAAACCAGCAACGTGCCCGCTAAGACGTATGGCAGCCCATCGAGGGAGCGTGTGCCGAGGCAGAATATAAGCGCCCCCGCGAGGAGGGAAACCAGCGCCATGAGGAGTGTCTTTGCTAAAACGTAGCTCCTCCAGTCGAGCGGTGTAACTGCCAGAGCACCTATCGTCCCGTCCTTCTTCTCCGCGAAGATAGTCGTGCCAACGAACATAAAGCCAATCATGCCAGGCTCAAGGAGCAGGAAGATGGGAACTACCAGCGAGTGATACTCCCTCGGAAACGCCATGACCATGAGACCGTAGGCTAAAGCCACCAGCAGGTATATCGGGTAGACGTAGCCCCTCGTTCCGACCTTCAGGTCGAGCCTCACCAGCTCGCCTATCATACGAGCCTCCTCCCCGTGACCTTCAGGAAGATGTCCTCGAGTGTCGGTTCTTCAGTGTTTATGCGCCTTATCTCATGCTCCCGCAGGATTCTCAGGAACTCCTCGTTTCCTCCAAGGTTCTCAAGCGGGAACTCGGCGGTTTTGACGCCCTCATTCGAAACGTATTCGACCTTTACGACCCTCTTTCCCATCTTCACCTTCAGTTCACTCGGGTTGTCGACGAGCCTCACCGAACCCTCCACGATGAAAGCCACCCTGTCGCAGAGCTCATCGGCGACGTACATGTTGTGGGTGGTCAGAAAGATCGTCTTCCCGTTTTCGCGCATCTCAAGGAGCAGGTCTTTTATCCTCCTCGCGCTCGCCGGGTCGAGGCCCTCTAAGGGTTCATCGAGGAACAGTATCTCCGGATCTGGAAGCAGTGCCCTGGCTAAATCGAGCTTCTTCTTCATGCCCTTTGAGAAGCCTGACACGAGCTGGTCGGCTTCCTTGTCGAGGCCCACCATCTTGAGGGTTTCAACCGGGTCGAGATGCCTTTTATAGAACGACGCAAAGAACTCAAGGTTTTCGAGGGCGGTAAGCCGGGAATAAACGGCAGGAAACTCGAAGGAGACGCCGATTCTGTTGTAGTACTCCTTCCCCCACTCACGGAGGTCCCTTCCAAGGATTTTGACGGTCCCTTCATAGTCCTTCAGGATTTTCACCAGAATTTTTACCGTTGTGGTTTTTCCCGCACCGTTCGGCCCAAGAAAGCCGTAGATTTCGCCCCTCTCGACGGAGAAGCTCAGATCATCAACGCCCCTGACCTCGCCGTAGTACTTCCTGACCTTCTCAACCTCAATAATGGGCATGGTTCCACCGGTTAAAAATAGGCGTTCGGGTAGTTATAGGTAACCCCGCACATGTGCGGTTATTTGAGGGTCTCGTCGAGGAGCCTCTTAAGCCCCTTCCGCAGGTGCTCTTTCACCGTTGAGGGGCTGAGGTTCAGCATCTCCGCCAGCTCCCGCAAAGTAACCTTCCGGGGCTCGTCGAAGTAGCCGCTCATGTAAGCCAAGAAGAGAACCTCGGCCTGCCTCTTCGTCAGCTTTGAGAGGGGACTGCTCTCCGGTTCCGCCTCCTCAACGCTGATCACCCTCGCACCGTAGGCTTCACGAAATGTTCTCACCACTTCCCCAAGGAGCTCTTCCTCGCAGAGAACCGAAAGAATGCTCTCACCCCCGACGAAGGTTCCGCTCTCAAAAATGACGAGGCCTTTCTTCTGAAGCTCGAAGAGCCTATCCGCCTGCTCCCTCTGGGGTTCAAGGGAGGCGCGGATGTAGAGCAGGTGCATACCATTCCTGGGAAAGGCCCTGACGTCCCTCACCTGGTGGAGCGCCCGCAACCGCTCGATGACCTTCTCAGGGGATTCCCGGAACTTGACTTCCACCAGCTTGATGACATCGGTGTCTATGGTGAAGTAAGTGTCCCCGTAGGCCCACTCTATCGCTTCGAGGAGCCACTCAAGACCGGCAAAGAGATCCCCGTCGTAGGGTATCGCGATCTTCAGGCGCTTCATGACACTAGAACGACTATTCCCCTTATTGATTTATCGGAGGAACAAAGATCCGGACAACCACCGACATCTAGTTGCGAATGGTTTCAATAGCTGCAATCATGCCAGCAAGTTGTTACAAGCATCCGTCAGAAACAGAGGACTTTTATAGTTTGACTGCCTAGTGAAAGTGGTGAAAATCCATGAAACTCGATGCCCTCGACCTGAAGCTTATCTACCTCCTAATGGACAACTCCAGGTTGAGCGTCTCTTCCTCAGCTCGTCAGCCATGCCCTTGAGAAAAGGCCAGCCGCCGTAGAAGTACACCACCGCTGAGAGCGCAAACAGGACGTAGTGGTCGCCCGGAAAAGTCAGCTCAAAGCCGAAGAAGTTCTGTATCAGCGGCGAGAGGAAAAGTATCGGAACGGTGAGTATCGCAGAAACTATGAACCTCCTCTTGAAGTCCTCCATCATCATTTCATGGTGCTTTGCATGAGAATGTCCCCCGTTATGGGTGGAGTGCCCTTCATGGGGGTGTTTTTTATGGGTTTTCTCCTCAGTCACGGCATTCACCTGGGCCTGTCTAAGCGTGAAACGTTAATAGACTTCTTATTCCCAAAATGGAAAATTCTCCCGGATATGGCTTGGAAATGTAACAAGTCCATGCAAGGATCGTCCAACAACCCGGACCACCGAGTTTCAACAGGACGTTTCCGACCGATAAGGTTTTTACCCAATGGAAAGAACCCACCATATTGGAGTGAGAACAATGGGCGACCTCATTGTTGGGCGAGTCAGGGGGACACCTAAAGAGGCGGAACACTTCTCAGAGCTCATGGAAATGTCCGCCCCCGAGTATTTTCCCGATTTGCTCGGAAGAGAGTTTAAGGAGCTCTTCAGGGCACTTTTCCTCGAAAAAGAAAACCTCTTCAGCCACGAGCACGTGATTTTTGCGGCCTATGAGAACCGAATAGCTGGAATGCTCTTGGGCTACGACTGGAAGGCCAAGGAAAGGGAGGAAAAGAGAACCGGCTGGCTGATGCTGAAAGCCCTCGGCTTCGACTTTTTAAGGCAGCTTCCAGCTTTCATAAGCGCCGCTTCCGGTTCAGGAAAGCTTGAGGAAGGGGACTATTACATTAGCAACGTCGCCGTTTACCCGGAATTCAGGGGAAAAGGCATCGGAAAGGTCCTCATGCTGAAGGCCGAAGAACTCGCCGAACAAAGCGGGGCGAGGAGAGTCGCACTGGACGTTGAAAAGGACAACGAGAACGCGATAAGGATATACAAACGGCTCGGCTACTCCATTGAGAGGGAACACTCCATAGAGCTCGGTGGGAAGAAGTACAGGTTCTACAGAATGGTTAAAGAACTCCGAGCTACCTCAGAATCCTCATCGCGTTAAAGACCGCTATCAAGGCCACGCCGACGTCGGCAAAGACCGCCTCCCACATCGTAGCCTCCCCGAGGATTCCAAGGCTTATGAAGGCCAGCTTAACGCCGAGGGCGAAGACGATGTTCTGCCACACTATCCGCTGGGTCTTTCTGGCTATCCTGATGCCCCGGGGGAGCTTCGAGGGCTTGTCGTCCATTATGACGACGTCTGCCGTTTCTATGGCAGCATCGCTTCCGAGCGCACCCATGGCAACGCCAACGTCCGCCCTGGCCAGCACGGGAGCGTCGTTTATGCCGTCGCCGACGAAGACCACCTTTCCGTCCCCCTTCTCCTTCTCAAGCTCCTCTATGGCCCCCACCTTGTCCTCCGGCAGAAGCTCGGCGTAGAAACCGTCGAGGCCAAGCTGCTTCGCTATCTCCTCCGCGACTTCCCTGCTGTCACCGGTGACCATCACGACCTTCTTGACTCCAAGGCGCTTGAGTTCTTTCACGGCCTTCGGGGCGTCATCCTTTATCTCGTCCGAGATTATTATGTACCCGGCGTACTTCCCGCCGATAACGACGTGTGCAACGGTGCCTCTAACCCTGCACGTATCGTGTTCGATGTTGAAGCGGTGTAACAGCCTGTCGTTGCCCACGAGAACCTCGATTCCGTCAATCCTCGCCCTGACGCCGTGGCCGGCTATCTCTTCGTACTCGACTGTCTCGGCCTCGTTGATTTCCTTGCCGTATGCCCTGCGTATTGCCCTTGCTATCGGGTGGTTCGAGTGAGCCTCGGCAAGGGCCGCGAATCTGATGATCTCCTCCTCGCTAAATCCGTTCCTCGTTTCCACCTTCGTGACCTTGAAAACGCCCTTTGTCAGCGTGCCGGTTTTGTCGAAGGCGACAATGCTTGCGTCCTTGAGTGCATCGAGGTAGTTGGAGCCCTTGACGAGTATCCCCTCCCTGGCGGCCTTCCCAATGCCCCCGAAGTAGCCGAGCGGGATCGAGAGCACGAGGGCGCAGGGGCACGAAATCACGAGAAGGACCAGCGCCCTGTAAACCCACGTTGAAAACGGGTCTCCCGTAATCAGCGGCGGGACCGTGGCTATGAGCGCCGCTATGCCGACCACTGCTGGAGTGTAGTAGCGGGCAAAGCGGGTTATGAACTTCTCGGTCTTGGCCTTTCTGGCACTCGCGTTTTCGACCAGCTCAAGTATCCTTGAGACTGTGGAGTCGCCCAGCTCCCTGGTGACCCTCACCCTGAGAACTCCGGAGAGGTTGACCATGCCGGAGAGGATTTCCTCCCCTTCCCTTACCGTCCTGGGAACGCTTTCGCCCGTCAGGGCGGAGGTATCAACGGTTGATTCACCCTCTATGACAACGCCATCAACGGGAACCTTTTCGCCCGGCTTTACCAGGATTGTATCGCCGACCTTCAGCTCCTCCGGCTTCACCCTAACGACCTCGCCGTTCCTGAGCAGGTTAGCGTGCTCGGCCTTGAGGGCCAAGAGGGCCTTTATCGAGCGCCTTGACCTGTCAACGGCCATGTCCTGGAAGAACTCCCCTACAACGTAGAAGAGCATGACCGCCACTCCCTCCGGGTACTCCCTGATGGCGAAGGCTCCCAGCGTGGCCACCGCGATGAGGAAGTTCTCGTCGAAGACGTTGCCGTGCAGGGAGTTGATGATGGCACTTCTAAGAACCTTCCAGCCAACGAGGAGGTAGCTCGCAACAAAGACCCCAAAGACGAAGGCGTTGTCCATGCCGTAGTAATAGCGGAGTACCACCCCGATGCCAAAGAGCATGAGCGACGGGATTATGAAGTAGAGAGCCTTTTTGGGGTCCTCTTCACCGTGCTCGTGGTGGTGCCCGTGGTGTGAGTGACCGTGCTCGTCCTCTTCGATGACCTCGACGTCCGGCTCGACCTTCTTGATTATCTCCTTGGCCTTCTCAACGTCGCCCTCTATAACCGCCTCCTTGGTGGCGAAGTTGACCAGCGCGAACTCAAAGCCCTCCTTCTTGAGGGCCTCCTCTATCTCGTAGGCGCAGTTCGCACAGTCGAGGCCCTCGAGCTTGAGCTTTTTTGCCATCACTTCACCTCCGAGAGATGCCCAATGGCCGTCCTCAGTATCTCCCTTATGTGCTCGTCATCGAGGCGGTAGAAGACGTTCTTGCCGTCCTTGCGGTAGGCTACTATCTTCCTGTCCTTGAGAATCCTGAGCTGATGGGAAATTGCAGAAACCGAGAGCCCGGTTATCGCCGAGAGGTCGCATGTGCAGAGCTCCCCGGCCCCCATGAGAGCGAGGAGTATTTTGAGCCTGGTTGGGTTGCCCAATGCGTCGAAGAAGTCCGCCATTTCAAGTATGTGCTCCTCCCCGGGGAGTTTTGCCTGGGCCTCCAGGATTTTATCCAGATGCTCCTCATACACCTTACACACTTCAGTCATCACGAATCACCTCTACATTTGAGCAATTGTGCAAATGTTTTATAAACCTTCCCATTTCGAAAACGATCGAAAAATCAGAGCAGGATTATCAGAATCGAAACCCCGAGGGCGAGCAGGAAGTACGGAATCGAAAATCTGTGAAAGTCCCTCATGCCGATTCCCGCTATCCTCACGGCTATGAGGTTGGCGAGTGAGCCGACTATAATCCCCGTTCCCCCGATGTTCACACCGAGGGCCAAGGGGAGCCAGTCGGGTCTGGAGGTCAGGAGGACCACAGTCGCGGGAACGTTGCTGATGAGCTGGCTAAGCCCCGCAGAGGCCAGGAAGAGACCCAATCCCCCCGTGGGCAGGGTTAGGCCTGAAAGCAGGCCGGCAATCTCGCTGAAGTCTATGAAAATGAACGCGAAGGTGAGAACCAGCGCCCAGTCAAAGCCGAGGAGGGCTTCCCTTCCAGCTATGAGGAGCACAACCAGGGTCAGAGGAAGCGTCCACAGCCCCCTGCCGGCCTCGGCGAGAATCACGTCCGAAACCAGAAGGCCGAGTGAAGCAACGAAGAGCCTCCTTTTAACCGCCACGGGAGGCAGCCCCCCAATGGATACAGGCCCTTCCCGTATCGTGAGTGTAAAGAGTAGCAGGATAGCGAGCCAGATGCCCACCGGGAGGAGCATCGCCCGGACAAATCCCAGAAAGGAGATGCCATAGGCGTTCCAGATTATGATGTTCTGGGGGTTGCCGATCGGAGTTAGAGCTGAGCCGACGTTCGCCGCTATGGCCGAAATCGTAACGGCGCGGGCGGTGTTTATCCCGGCCAGACGGGCGGTGATGACGACGAGGGGGATGAACACGAGCATCGCGGTGTCGTTCATTATCACTGCGGAGGAGAGAGCTATGATGGGGATAAGGAGAAGCATCAGCTTCCTCTCCGAGCCGCCGGAGAGCGAGATGAGCCGTATGGAAAGGCGGGTGAAGACCCCCGACAGCTCAAGGCCCTTCGAGAGCAGTATGAGCGACGTTATCAGGACCAGGCTCCTCCAGTCCACCAGCCCCGGGGTTCTGCCGGGAAGGGTGGGGTCGTGGAGAACCAGGACTAGGTAGAGCAGCAGTAGCGCTGTAAGGAACCACTCCCGCCTGGCGAAGTCCTTCAGTCTTTCAACCGCCGTGTCTCCTAACCTCCTCTGTAAGGCCGTAGTCCGGGATGAGCTCCCTGCCATCAGCCGAGACGCGGACATGCAGGATTATAAAGCTTTTCCAGGCCACCGGGACAACCCAGCAGTCCTCCGGCCCGCGGAACTCGCAGGCATCGAGAACGTGGATCTCCTTCAGGAGTTTCTGAGTCCTCTCCCTCACTCTGCCCGGGCTGACCTCCCCGCCCGAAGAAACCGCTGGCATTCCCTTGGGAGAGGGCATTCCCGTTTTGGGGTCGTAGTGAACCCTGTCAACGGCAAAGTTCAGGTACATCACAGGGACGTCCACGTGAACCTCGCCCCCGGGTGCGCGGTGAATAATCGGCGTCCCCGCGGTGAAGAAGGGAAGGGCGTTTCTCACGGTCTCTATTGCCCTCTCTGCAAGTTCGGGGGTGAGTTCCCTTCGCTCGGGTCTTCCCCTTATGGGTGGCGGTACGGGTGACATGGCGAGACCCCCTCAATGAATACCTGCTTACATATCGGGTGTGGAAAAAGGCCGTATAACTTTTTGGGCAGAATTCGTTTGTGGAAACATCTCCATCAATCATTTTGAGCGATTTTTGGAGGAAAAATGGGAAAGAATCACTGCCCGGGCTGCATCAGCAGTGACCTCAGCTTCGGGCCCCTCTGGCCGAGTTCCCTGTCGAGCATGAAGAGGCCGTTCGGATTGTCGCCTATAATCCTGAGCTTGTCCACGATTGCCTTGGCGGTGGCCTCCTCCTCGACCTGCTCCTCCACGAACCACTGGAGGAACTGGTATGTCGCGCGGTCCTTCTCCTCCTCCGCGATGTCCACGAGCCTGTAGATGGACTCGGTGACGCCGACCTCATGCAGATAAACCGCCTCGAAGGCCTTCAGCGAACTCTCAAAGTCCTGCTTCGGCTTCTCAATCCTTCCCAGCTCGACCCTGCCTCCTCGGTCGAATATGTAATCGTATATTCTCATCGCATGCCCGAGTTCCTCTTCGGCCTGGGCCTCCATCCAGGTGGCAAAGCCGTCAAAGCCTTTCTCCTTGAAGTAGGCCGCTATGCCAAGGTAGAAGTAGGCCGAAAAGAGTTCCTTCGTCACCTGCTCATTGAGAGCCTTAAGCATCCTTTCACTCAGCATTGTTCATCACCACTTCTATTTGAAAGTCAAACCTTTTAAGTTTATCCTTTGAACCTGACTTTTCAAGTTGAGTTCCATTCCCGAATTGTTAGGAGCATGAAATATTGTTAGGAAAACCGAAAAAGTTTTATTCCGAACCTCGATATTCAGAATTGATAAAAAATCCGCAGAAGTGGGTAGGGAGGTGATGTTATGGCCAAGACCACCTTTGAGGAGGAGATATACCTGAGGGCCCTGACCGGAAGGCTCGTCGGAAAGGCCCTTGCCGACCTCGGCCTCAACAAGGTGGCAGTCGTTGCCAGCAGGAACATAATCTGCTCCAGCATAGCCACAGCGACCGAGGCTACCTTCCTGACACTGAGCGGGGGCGTTACCTACCACTTCCTCGCGGAGAAGGGCAAGGAGGCCGAGCTGGCGGAGCGTGTGAGGGCCTTCGCTCCACAGGTCACCGTCCTCCAGTTCGGTGGTGAAACGCCGATAGAGGAGACCAAGGAGGTATTCGTCGAGACCCTGAGACAGTTCGCCGAGAAGGACGTTCCTGGAGCATTCGTCGTTCATGTCAGGATATTCGCCGCCGGCGGTCTTGCCAAGGCTTTGGAGGACGAGAGGATAAGGGAGTACCTGGGCAAGAAGGACCTCTTCGTCTACACCGTCGGCTTCGACGAGGGTAAGGTCTACGTCAACAGAATACTCCTTGAGGACAGTGAGATAAAGCTGGAGAAACTCGCCGAGTACCAGGTTACCCTGGAGCACGCCGACCTGCTCAACCGCTCGCTGAAGGACAGGAGCGTTACCTTCGCCTGATCGTTCGAGCTTTTAATTTACCCATTTCCGTCCTTAACTTTTGGTCAAGAAAGGCTTTTTATCCTTCCGCACCAAATAGGTTCGGTGACAGGAATGCCCGATGTGAAAGTTGAAAAGATTCTTGAGGATCCGGAGCTCTACATAATCCGGGTCGATGACGACAGGATAAAGTACTTCGAGGCCACCTGGGACATCCCGGAGGGGATAACCTACAACGCCTATCTGATGAAGCTTGACGGTGCGACGGTTCTCTTCGACCTGAGCAAGAGGGAGTACACGGAGCTCTTCATGGAGGCCCTCGAAAAGCTCGTTGATCCTGAGGAAATCACCCACGTCGTGATCCACCATACCGAGCCCGACCACACAGGGGCCTTACCGACCTTCCTTGAGGCCAACGGCTACAAAGCCAAGCTCATAGGCACGAACTTTGCCAAGCGCTTTCTGGAGGGCTTCTACGGCGAGAAGGTCGTTGAGAACTTCCACATCATCAAGGACGGCGAGGAGATGAGGATTGGGGGTAAGACCTTCCGCTTCATAACCGTTCCCTGGCTTCACTGGCCGGACACGATGATAACATACGCTGTGGAGGACAGGTTGATATTCAGCTGCGACGCCGGCGGCGGCTACGGAATTCCAAAAACGATAGACGACAGCGACGAGGAGGTCGTGAGGGAGTACCTCCCGCACGTGACGAAGTACATCGTCACCGTCATCGGCCACTACCACAAGTACATCGTCCAGAACATCAAGAAGCTCAAGGGCCTCGGCATACTCAAGGAGGCCAGGATGATACTCCCCGGCCACGGACTTATATGGAGGAAGAACCCGGCGAGGATATTCGAGCACTACGAGGCCGTTGGGGCGGGAAAGGTCACGAAGGGCAAGGTCTTGGTGCTCTACGACTCCATGTACGGCTTCGTTGAGAGGAGGATGGAGATAGTCCTCAACGAGCTGAGGAAGCACGGACTGAAACCGGTTGTTTACCGCTTCACCGACAAGGAGGCACCAGCTGTCAGCGACATACTTGGTGAAGTCCCTGACAGTGAGGCGATAATCATCGGCGCCTCGACCTACGAGGCCGAGATACACCCGCGCATAAGGTACGCCCTCTACGAGATAGTGGACAAGGCCAACTATGAAAAGCCCGTCCTCATCGTCGGAGCCTTTGGATGGGCAGGAGTTGCCGGCAAGAAGATAGAGACACTGATAACGCGCAGCAAGTTCGACCACGTTGACACCGTTGAGAGCAGGGGAATGCCCCGGCCGGAGGACGAGGAGAGGCTCAGGGAAGGGGTCAGGAAGCTCGTAGCATGGCTCTCCTGAGTATTTCTTGAAGGTGGAAGAATGGAACTCGTCATAGTCGGCAACGGGCCGGGCGGGGTCGAGCTGGCCAAGCGCTTGGCCGGGGAGTTTGACGTAACAGTGGTGGAGAAGGAAAACATCCCCCACTATTCAAAGCCTCTCCTGAGCCACTACATAGCGGGCTTCATTCCCGAGGAGAAGCTCTTCCCATATTCCAGGGAGTGGTACGAGGAGAGAGGAATAAACCTTTTGCTCGGAACCGAGGCGAGGCTCATCGATAGGTCCCGGAAGGTTCTCGTGACAGGCAGGGGCAAGATACCCTACGACGCCCTCGTTATAGCGACCGGAGCGAGGGCCAGAGAACCTTCCATCCCGGGAAAGGAACACATCCTAACGCTTAGAACCCTCAACGATGCAAAGCTGATAAAAGAGCGCCTTGAGGAGGAAGGGGAAATAACGATCCTCGGTGGGGGCTTCATAGCACTTGAGCTTGCCGGAAACCTGGCCAAAGCGGGCTACACTGTGAGGGTAATTCACAGAGGAAAAACCCTGCTCGGCCTCGATGGAGATCTGAGCGAGCGTATCAGGGTAGAGTTAGAAGGAGCGGGCGTTGAGTTCCATCTGGAAACGAACGCTCTAGGGGCTGACGAGGAGGGTCTAAAAACCGATAAAGGTTACATCAAGGGCAGGCTGAAGGTCTGTGCCTTTGGCATAGTGCCGAACAGGGAGCTGGCAGTTAAGAGCGGCATCCACGCCGGCAGGGGGATACTCATAGACGACCGCTTTAGAACCTCCGCGCGGGATGTCTACGCGATAGGTGACTGTGCCGAGCACGGTGGCGTCGTTGGGGGAACAGCAAAGGCCGCCGTGGAGCAGGCAAAGGTTCTCGCCAATCTCCTGAGGGGCGCTGACGACCGCTACGACTTCTCCTTCCGTTCGGCATTTTTCAAGTTCGCCGACTTCAGTGTGGCGATTATCGGAAGAACTGGGAGTGCCGGGAGCTGGCTCGACGAAGATGTCAAGATTTTTTATGAGGGTGAACGGCCGGTTGGAGTCGTTGTCCTGGGTAATACGCAGAAAGCATTCCGGCTCGAAAAAGCCATCAAAGAGGGACTGCCTATTGACTAGAGTGTGGATCTCATCAAACCTTTGGTTTGGAAAATCGTTATATACTCCAACCCCGAAGATGTTCATGAAGCACTCTTTGTTG
Proteins encoded:
- a CDS encoding GNAT family N-acetyltransferase, which translates into the protein MGDLIVGRVRGTPKEAEHFSELMEMSAPEYFPDLLGREFKELFRALFLEKENLFSHEHVIFAAYENRIAGMLLGYDWKAKEREEKRTGWLMLKALGFDFLRQLPAFISAASGSGKLEEGDYYISNVAVYPEFRGKGIGKVLMLKAEELAEQSGARRVALDVEKDNENAIRIYKRLGYSIEREHSIELGGKKYRFYRMVKELRATSESSSR
- a CDS encoding fluoroquinolone export ABC transporter permease subunit; the protein is MIGELVRLDLKVGTRGYVYPIYLLVALAYGLMVMAFPREYHSLVVPIFLLLEPGMIGFMFVGTTIFAEKKDGTIGALAVTPLDWRSYVLAKTLLMALVSLLAGALIFCLGTRSLDGLPYVLAGTLLVSAVYTLLGIAVSAKYRDLDDYFVPLLGVMVLSLLPFAHYHSYLTGEIWKVLYAVPSYPAIYFFSAPFGGVSAENLLWSALGLMVWGIVAYYLARVRFYRYAVEGLR
- a CDS encoding peroxiredoxin, producing the protein MVVIGEKFPEVEVKTTHGVIKLPDYFAEKGKWFILFSHPADFTPVCTTEFYAMQKRAEEFRKLGVEPIGLSVDQVFSHLKWMEWIKENLGEEITFPVIADDRGDLAEALGMIPSGATITARAVFVVDDKGVIRAIVYYPAEVGRDWDEILRLVKALKTSDEKGVALPHKWPNNELIGDRAIVPPAASVEEIKAREEAKAKGEIECYDWWFCHKKI
- a CDS encoding ABC transporter ATP-binding protein, with protein sequence MPIIEVEKVRKYYGEVRGVDDLSFSVERGEIYGFLGPNGAGKTTTVKILVKILKDYEGTVKILGRDLREWGKEYYNRIGVSFEFPAVYSRLTALENLEFFASFYKRHLDPVETLKMVGLDKEADQLVSGFSKGMKKKLDLARALLPDPEILFLDEPLEGLDPASARRIKDLLLEMRENGKTIFLTTHNMYVADELCDRVAFIVEGSVRLVDNPSELKVKMGKRVVKVEYVSNEGVKTAEFPLENLGGNEEFLRILREHEIRRINTEEPTLEDIFLKVTGRRLV
- a CDS encoding helix-turn-helix domain-containing protein; protein product: MKRLKIAIPYDGDLFAGLEWLLEAIEWAYGDTYFTIDTDVIKLVEVKFRESPEKVIERLRALHQVRDVRAFPRNGMHLLYIRASLEPQREQADRLFELQKKGLVIFESGTFVGGESILSVLCEEELLGEVVRTFREAYGARVISVEEAEPESSPLSKLTKRQAEVLFLAYMSGYFDEPRKVTLRELAEMLNLSPSTVKEHLRKGLKRLLDETLK
- a CDS encoding ABC transporter permease, coding for MSFVRKFAAIYRTDLKLLRRDPMLLYSVGMTLVLLFIVRYFKDRMGELYYGIALFVLIFIPMIFGMIPGFMMADEKEEKTVQALRVIPISSEAFLVYRLTWASLVTVAFTVIAPYILDMEISQKGVLALVLLFLLEVWIYGLVITIFAESRMQALTVSKILGWLLILPVAVKLVVLWRDLSTDWSKLTAFLPTYWTYRVFEGIALNDYSDFPMAVLVHLAWLVPLVVLFRRRVL